GACCTTGTAGACCACCACCGTGTCGATGCGCCCGGCCCGGATATCGTCCAGCAGGGCGGCCAGTGCAGGGCGATCCATCGAGCCGCCGGAGAAGCCGCCATCGTCAAAGCGTTCGGCGAGTTCCTTCCAGCCTTCGTGCTGCTGGCTGCGGATATAGGCGGCGCAGGCCTCCCGCTGGGCATCCAGCGAGTTGAAGGCCTGCTCCAGCCCCTCCTCGGTGGACTTGCGGGTATAGATGGCGCAGCGGACTGAACGGCTACCACCGAAGGCGCGCGATGGGTCGCCTCCGTTCGTTCGCCGGGCGATTGAGACACTGCCGTCTCGACGTCCCCGCTCAGCCATCGCTCCTGCCCGCGTGCATCGCGGTGACAGGACGTCGGTTGTCGTCTGAGTGCCCTGCGTTCCGGTCTCCGGTCGACTTCCTCCCCGACGCCGGTGCATTGAGGCCGAAGAAGCGTGGGCCGGACCAGCCGGCGCCGGTGATCGCCCGGGCAATGGCCGTGAGCGAAGTAAAGTGCCGTCCCTCGTAGATGAACCCGCCATCGGTGACCTCGACGACATGGCTGCGGCCCTGCCACTGCCGGATCAGACGGCTGCCCGGGCGCAGGGTGCGGCGACCGGCAGGCGGGTTTTCTCTGGTCGGTGGCGTGCCATCCACCGCCCCATCGCCGCCGCTCCCGCTCGACCGTGTCAGCGCATCGAGACGGCGGCGGGTGGCGGCCGTGAAGCCGCCCTGCGCCTCGGCCTGCATGAGCCACGCGGCGTTGCATTCCAGCAGCCGGCGGCTCAGCCCCTTCGGCGGCGGACGACGCCAGCGCCGCTGCCAGAGCACGGCAAGGTCGTCGCGGGACAGGGCCCGGACGCAGGTCTCGACGTCGTCTGCAGATGATGAAATCGCTCGAGACGGTGTCGATCTCCCGCTCCGATCGGTTCGGCTCGATCTTGCTATCGTGTCGCGGGCGGCGACGTTGCCGTCGCCGCCCGCGCGGATGGTGGTCTCCCTTCGCATCGCCGCGGCGCCCTCAGTCGGCCATCGCGCCCGCGCTGGCCGGCAGCGTCGCCCGGTAGACGCTGACGCCGTTGCCTTCCCTGGTGCGGGTCACCTCGATGCCGCGTTTGCGGAAGCCGGTCAGCACCGCCCGGACGCTGTGCGGCTGCCAGCCGGTGAACTGCACCATCTCGTCGATGTCGGCGCCCTCATCCCGCTGCAGCAGGTCGAGGAGCTGCGCCTGCCGCGATCCCGGACGGAAGAGCGGCTTCGGGGCGTCGTGACCATCGCCCGTGTCCGGTTCTGCGACAGCCGACTGCAGCGCCGCTTGCCCCTCTTCGCTCTCGCCGGCCTCAGTCGCGACCGTCCCCGGGACTGCTGCACGGCCGGCCTCGGTAATGGTCCAGGCATCTTCCGCCGAGCGCTCGGCCAGGCCGCGGCGCTCCAGGGCCCGCAGCATGGCGGTGAGCGCGCCACCCTTCACCTGAATGCCGTCCGGCAGCGGCAGCACGCAGCCGTCGGTACGGTTTGCCGCGTTGGCGAGGATGGCGGTATGCCTGTCATTGAGCATGGTCATGGTCGGTCTCCGTGGCTTCATTCCGCGCCAGCCCGATGCCGGCGCTGTCACCAGGAGAAGCCCGGACCGCGATGAAGAGGCCGGGCCGGGACCGGCAGCGCATAACAGCATCATCGCCGCTCCCAAGAGCATGAATGCTTCGTTTCCAAGGGAAGTCCAGTCGCTGGAATTGAGAATCGAAAGGTTCGAGAATTCCACCTCGGTCGTTATTGTCATTGTCGCAAATCATCAAAGCGATGCGCCGACTGGCCGTACCTCATTCGCCGGTTCTTCGCTAGACTGGTTGTATCGTTGTTCGGTTCCCTCACGAGGTTGCAGTGTGTCCGATCCCATTTCAGGTTCCAGCCCGGCGTCGACCGGCGCTGCCGGGCAGGTATTCGAAAGCCAGGTGGCAGCCCATTACCTGCTGTCGATGCTGGCCGACACGGAGGCGCGCGGTCTGCCAGGGTTCACAATCGACAGCGTCGAACTCCAGCGCGCCGGGGAAGGGTACGCTCTCGACGATGTGATCGTCCGCGGCAGCAACGACGTTGGCCAGTCGGCAGTGCTCGAGATCCAAGCCAAGCGGGATATCCGATTTACAGCCGACGATAGCGGATTCGCGAAGGTGGTTCGGCAGATACTGAAATCTGCGAGCCGTCAGGGTTTCTGGGAAAGCGCGGATCAACTTAGTGTAGCCATTTCTCGTGGTCCCCACAAAGTGACCGGAGCATTCCAAGACGTTCTGAAGTGGGCACGCAGCCTTGAGAGTGCGGAAGTGTTTTTCGAGCGGCTGGGCCGACCCGGCGTTGCGAACGATGATATGCGTGGTTTCGCGACGGCGCTCAAATCTCAGCTGGAAGCCGCCGGTGATTACGCAGATGACAGGACTGTCTGGCAGTTTCTGCGTCGCCTCACCATTCTCGTCTTCGATTTTGGCTCGGAAGGATCGGCTTCGGAAGAACTCTCAATAGAGCGCGCCGTTCGTGTACTTCAGGGCGGCAACGAGCGCGAGGCGAGAAAACTCTGGGATACACTGCAGGCAATCGCTTCCGACGGCGCGACAACGGCGCGCGCCCTGGATCGAGCCGCACTTGTGGATCAGCTTGCCCAACGGAACTACAAGCTATCCGCGTCAAGCACATATAGGTCGATCAGAGGCCGCCTCGCGGAAGATGCGGAACATGGCCTAGGCGACATTGATGACGAGATACGCGGCATCGTTCTTGGCCGATGCACCCGGCTGTCGGCGGTACGCGAGGCCCAAAGCGAATCTCGATATGTCGAAATTCGCGGAGAAGGCGGCGTCGGCAAGTCGGCAATACTGAAGCACCTTGCGGAGGCTCAGAAATCCGAGGCACGGATTCTGTTCCTGAACCCGGAGCGTGTCGTGAAGGGTGGCTGGGCGGCGTGGCGGGGCCAACTCGGGTTTCCGGACACGCTGCGCGATCTTCTCGCCGATCTAGCGCTGGACGGCGCTGCGACGATCTTTATTGACGGTCTGGATCGCTTCACGGAGCCGGAAGCCCGCGCGACGGTGCGGGATCTCATAGACGAGGCCGCGAAAGTGACCGGTGTTTCCGTCATCGTGACAGCGCGCAGCGACTTCGATCGAGATGAGCCGAACTGGCTGCCAGAGAACGCGCTGCAACGATTGGGGGCGAACCGGATTGTCGTCGACGATCAGCTTGATTCTGCAGAAATCGAGGAGGTGCGGACCCTGTTGCCGGATCTCGCTCCGCTGCTGTTTCATTCCCATCCGGCCTACAATGTCGCCCTGAACCTGTTCCGGTTGAAGCGCCTGGCCCGACAACAATCCGCTCAGCACCACTCTGCAACCGAGGCGGCGATGTCGCGAGACTGGTGGCAATCGGCGGGCGGGATTGACCGCGATCCATTATGGCGGAGCCGCGGCCGTGTTTTACGCGCCCTCGCCACAGCGGCGCTCGGATCATCCGGCCCATATGATCTGAGTGACCAGGATCCGGCAGCAATCGATGCGTTGGTGAGATCAGAGACGCTTACGGATCATGGCAGCGACCGACTGAGTTTCCGTCACGATGTCTTTGAGGAGTGGGCCGTTGCCAACTACCTTCTCGATCAGCCAGAAGAATTCAATAGACTGACTCTCGCAGAGCCCGTACCGGTCCAGATCGATAGATCACTCGAAATCCATGCGCAACTTCTTCTTGAACGCGCTGATGGCGAAGAACTCTACAGGCGGCTGCTTCAGAAAATGAGAGAAAGCGAAGCGCATCCGTCCTGGAGGCGGTCGCTTCTCCTGGCGCTGGCTCACTATGAATCCGGGACTGACCTTCTCGACAGAATGGAAGCGCTCCTGCTGGCGGACGAAGGCGGGCTGCTGATACGACTGATCTCGATTGTTCGGGCGGTCGATTCCGTGTCGGTGCAGGAGAGCTATCGGCGTGCCGGCATCGAGATTCCCGAGATGCCGAGCGATGTTTTCGTGGCGGCCAACGCGTCCTGGCACCGGCTGGTTCGCTGGTCCCTCAATAATACCGAAAAGCTGCCGCCACCGAGCATCCGTCACGTAGCGGACCTGATGATCTATTGGTCACTGTCTTCTGCTGGCGAGGATCGCATTACGCCGATGATTGCAAAACAGTTGCATGCCTGGCTGATGCATATCGAGGAATGTGACGAAACACTATGGGATCGCTCAAGGCGCGAAGCATTCGACGGGGAGATCGGGCGCGATGATCTGAGTACGCTTGAACGGATTCTCAGGACAGGTTTTCTGAACCTGTGTCACCGAACTCCCGAATTGGCGCATGACTATCTCGACTGGCTGACCGGTCGCCGCCATGGCACCGAGATCAGCAGCGGCATTCTGCGCGACGGCGGCGGGCTCGCCCGTGCGGCGCCCGATCGTTTTGTGGATTTCATACTTCATGTTCTGACACCGGACCGACGATATCAGGATTTCGAGATGGACCCACTCGGGCGCGAGCCGTTTGAGGATCATGGAGTTGTCCTGATCCCTGCCTCCCCGGCGAAGGGGCCGTTTCGCGAGCTTCTGAAACAGGCGCCGGAAGAGGGGCTGCGACTGATCCGGGAGATCGTCGCGCGCGCCATTACCTTCTATTTTGGGGAGAACGACTTCGGTGACGACGCATTCAGTATTCAATGGGTCGGTACGGAGCGGCTTTTCCCGCGGCGCAGCACTTACAACTGGTCGCGGGAATCGTCGGCCAGTCCGCCTGCCGTCGCTTGTGCGCTGATGGCATTAGAGGAATGGGGTCATCAGCGTATCGAGAGTGGAGATGCTGTTGAAGACGTTCTAGCCGACGTGCTTGGCGCCGAAGAACCGTCTGCCGCATTCCTGCTGGTCGCCGTCGATCTTGTCCTGTCCCATCGTGCCCTTTCGATGCAGGCTGCAATTCCGTTGCTTGGCTCTCCGGAACTGTTGTGTTGGGATCTTCATCGTCAGGTATATGATCGTCAGGACCCGATGCCCGACATCCTCAGTATCGGTTTCATTTTCGATCAGGATGATGGCGCACCGGCTGCAAGGGCGCTTGCTGCAAGGGCATCGCGCGGCATGCCTCTACATC
This genomic window from Minwuia thermotolerans contains:
- a CDS encoding DUF2924 domain-containing protein encodes the protein MRRETTIRAGGDGNVAARDTIARSSRTDRSGRSTPSRAISSSADDVETCVRALSRDDLAVLWQRRWRRPPPKGLSRRLLECNAAWLMQAEAQGGFTAATRRRLDALTRSSGSGGDGAVDGTPPTRENPPAGRRTLRPGSRLIRQWQGRSHVVEVTDGGFIYEGRHFTSLTAIARAITGAGWSGPRFFGLNAPASGRKSTGDRNAGHSDDNRRPVTAMHAGRSDG
- a CDS encoding ATP-binding protein, translating into MVGLRGFIPRQPDAGAVTRRSPDRDEEAGPGPAAHNSIIAAPKSMNASFPREVQSLELRIERFENSTSVVIVIVANHQSDAPTGRTSFAGSSLDWLYRCSVPSRGCSVSDPISGSSPASTGAAGQVFESQVAAHYLLSMLADTEARGLPGFTIDSVELQRAGEGYALDDVIVRGSNDVGQSAVLEIQAKRDIRFTADDSGFAKVVRQILKSASRQGFWESADQLSVAISRGPHKVTGAFQDVLKWARSLESAEVFFERLGRPGVANDDMRGFATALKSQLEAAGDYADDRTVWQFLRRLTILVFDFGSEGSASEELSIERAVRVLQGGNEREARKLWDTLQAIASDGATTARALDRAALVDQLAQRNYKLSASSTYRSIRGRLAEDAEHGLGDIDDEIRGIVLGRCTRLSAVREAQSESRYVEIRGEGGVGKSAILKHLAEAQKSEARILFLNPERVVKGGWAAWRGQLGFPDTLRDLLADLALDGAATIFIDGLDRFTEPEARATVRDLIDEAAKVTGVSVIVTARSDFDRDEPNWLPENALQRLGANRIVVDDQLDSAEIEEVRTLLPDLAPLLFHSHPAYNVALNLFRLKRLARQQSAQHHSATEAAMSRDWWQSAGGIDRDPLWRSRGRVLRALATAALGSSGPYDLSDQDPAAIDALVRSETLTDHGSDRLSFRHDVFEEWAVANYLLDQPEEFNRLTLAEPVPVQIDRSLEIHAQLLLERADGEELYRRLLQKMRESEAHPSWRRSLLLALAHYESGTDLLDRMEALLLADEGGLLIRLISIVRAVDSVSVQESYRRAGIEIPEMPSDVFVAANASWHRLVRWSLNNTEKLPPPSIRHVADLMIYWSLSSAGEDRITPMIAKQLHAWLMHIEECDETLWDRSRREAFDGEIGRDDLSTLERILRTGFLNLCHRTPELAHDYLDWLTGRRHGTEISSGILRDGGGLARAAPDRFVDFILHVLTPDRRYQDFEMDPLGREPFEDHGVVLIPASPAKGPFRELLKQAPEEGLRLIREIVARAITFYFGENDFGDDAFSIQWVGTERLFPRRSTYNWSRESSASPPAVACALMALEEWGHQRIESGDAVEDVLADVLGAEEPSAAFLLVAVDLVLSHRALSMQAAIPLLGSPELLCWDLHRQVYDRQDPMPDILSIGFIFDQDDGAPAARALAARASRGMPLHQMIGLLALKANPQHISEVRRLLEAASERAGQPKPEHNLGDPAFMAQHALNLLDRQNWQAVTHRLQDGTPREGVEYRSPPEEEAHFQRLEELNPTRLPEIQMQMALTRALDNGSGLTEASATDAAKWLDGQIPDSVGNNDDTDQIYHARLAAALLIQRHGAHELRTEKASLCRTWFADAIARSEDLVHRRQPGLAWNKVAIAFTGYALLHGHFRSVEDRDALLRIAVRSDAAGAQGLVAARSALHEADPRLVQAIVRCAFEAALRPRRTGQGSQSELARRERDYQWRLERRISSEHAWLDGGEVEPPWPGFPKFPARPKSRLYIGPDRARGEAVSSDSRPQLHLIDHQGAAAWLAASMSPTHEFCDGWLRDILNTYTDWTCIALGSELTGHAEPRSNLYEWNDAFFRSTARVLPALRADELDVCIFDPIRSLPESTRFEAIAVLLRETDQLYFEHKAVSSEKSANIRERLSALIRETNGWAALRRNDRPSIENHLGKAVATLFFCDDPRFGQPRCYLRGAAIDQIASFLSVLSQCVADAPTPMLAEFTLNLLEVSTRHEHLEFTLRVSTEFVTAHASDTKFWSSLGYGARFVKLLEFQAFSVGVALDLDQKIAIRRVLSQLIESGVPEAAILDNQLIS
- a CDS encoding recombinase family protein; translation: MAERGRRDGSVSIARRTNGGDPSRAFGGSRSVRCAIYTRKSTEEGLEQAFNSLDAQREACAAYIRSQQHEGWKELAERFDDGGFSGGSMDRPALAALLDDIRAGRIDTVVVYKV
- a CDS encoding DUF3489 domain-containing protein; translation: MTMLNDRHTAILANAANRTDGCVLPLPDGIQVKGGALTAMLRALERRGLAERSAEDAWTITEAGRAAVPGTVATEAGESEEGQAALQSAVAEPDTGDGHDAPKPLFRPGSRQAQLLDLLQRDEGADIDEMVQFTGWQPHSVRAVLTGFRKRGIEVTRTREGNGVSVYRATLPASAGAMAD